In Daucus carota subsp. sativus chromosome 4, DH1 v3.0, whole genome shotgun sequence, one DNA window encodes the following:
- the LOC108215831 gene encoding probable 6-phosphogluconolactonase 4, chloroplastic yields MAFSSTAFLSTVRTLPAQVPLLRPISLSTPLTSKLFVCKHPISALRSTGVSSLTNHLNPARLVLKRKASMTGVVTDKGKGDIKVFDSEEDLAVSLAKYIANISDKFAKERGAFTVALSGGSLIKSLRKLVDLPHLSSVDWEKWHVFWVDERVVPKDHPDSNYLLACDGLLSKIPLHPGNVYAINDALSAKGAADDYETCLKHLVQNQTLAVSESGFPKFDLILMGMGPDGHVASLFPGHPLVQENKQWVASIENSPKPPPERITFTFPVINASAHIAVVAAGASKAHPVHVAVGDGQNPDLLPVQLVSPEGELAWFLDKEAASKL; encoded by the exons ATGGCATTTTCTTCTACTGCCTTCCTCAGCACTGTACGCACACTCCCTGCTCAAGTCCCATTGCTACGACCTATATCATTGTCTACTCCACTGACCTCTAAGTTATTCGTTTGTAAGCATCCTATTAGCGCATTAAGATCCACAGGTGTATCCTCATTGACAAACCACCTGAATCCTGCGAGGCTTGTTTTAAAGAGGAAAGCATCAATGACTGGGGTGGTGACTGATAAGGGCAAAGGTGACATTAAAGTGTTTGATTCTGAAGAAGATCTTGCAGTGTCACTGGCAAAATACATTGCTAACATATCAGATAAATTTGCAAAAGAGAGAGGCGCTTTTACTGTTGCTCTTTCCGGAGGTTCTTTAATAAAGTCACTTAG GAAGTTGGTCGATCTACCCCACTTGAGTTCAGTTGATTGGGAGAAATGGCATGTGTTCTGGGTGGATGAGAGAGTAGTCCCCAAGGATCACCCAGACAGCAATTATTTGCTTGCCTGTGATGGACTCTTATCCAAG ATTCCACTTCATCCTGGCAATGTCTACGCTATCAATGATGCCCTCTCAGCCAAGGGTGCTGCTGATGATTATGAGACATGTCTTAAACATTTGGTCCAGAATCAAACACTTGCTGTCTCTGAGAGCGGATTCCCGAAATTTGACCTCATACTTATGGGCATGGGTCCAGATGGACATGTGGCATCGTTATTTCCTGGTCATCCACTTGTCCAGGAGAACAAACAGTGGGTTGCTTCAATAGAGAACTCCCCAAAACCACCTCCAGAAAGGATCACTTTCACATTTCCAGTAATAAACGCCTCTGCGCACATTGCAGTCGTGGCTGCTGGGGCTAGTAAAGCTCACCCAGTTCATGTAGCTGTTGGCGATGGTCAGAATCCTGATTTGCTACCTGTTCAGTTGGTCTCACCTGAAGGTGAGCTGGCTTGGTTCTTGGATAAGGAAGCAGCTTCTAAGCTTTAG